The genomic interval TAATAAAACAGGTTTTACGGCACGAGCTGCAAAACCCGTTCCACGCGACCTCCGCACGGGAACTGCCGCGCCCTGTCCGACGGGAAAGCGCGCATTTCGGCCGGAAAGGGCCATCCGCCGCACGGGTGCGGCCGGTTATTTCCACTCGACCGAGGCGCGTACGGCGGCCGGTCCGCCGTCGCCCGCGATCTCGAACAGCGCCGAACGTTCGCGCAGTTCGCAGCCGACGGCGAGCGTCTGACCGTAGCGGCACTCCTTCAGGAAATGGATGTCCAGCCGGACGGGATCGCCCGAGGTCAGCAGCTCGAGCGGCAGCATGTCGAGCATCATCTCGATATAGCGCATCGTATTGACATGGCGGTTGAAGTCGATGTCGCTGTAAACGACCCGGTGCTCGGACCGCTGCGTGGGGTTCACCTCGCGGATCTTGCGGGGGCGCTCCGTCGGCGAAGGGGCATCGACGATGGCGTCGGCATGGGCGTCGCCCACCCACGAAAGATCGACCGCCGAACGCGTCCGCAGGTCGATCATCGCCCATTGCGACACGGCGCGGCCGAACTCGCGGCCCGAGACGTCGGTAAGCGTGAAATTACGGGTCGAGAGCACCCGGCCGTAATCGCTGATCCACGTG from Alistipes dispar carries:
- a CDS encoding acyl-[acyl-carrier-protein] thioesterase, which gives rise to MAEKSLYNYRVEPQEVDFTLRATIPSLGAAILNTAGIDAHGKGFGVDALNADNHSWVLSRMAIEFDFQPVQYTDYTVATWISDYGRVLSTRNFTLTDVSGREFGRAVSQWAMIDLRTRSAVDLSWVGDAHADAIVDAPSPTERPRKIREVNPTQRSEHRVVYSDIDFNRHVNTMRYIEMMLDMLPLELLTSGDPVRLDIHFLKECRYGQTLAVGCELRERSALFEIAGDGGPAAVRASVEWK